One genomic window of Mercenaria mercenaria strain notata chromosome 2, MADL_Memer_1, whole genome shotgun sequence includes the following:
- the LOC123562861 gene encoding uncharacterized protein LOC123562861 has translation MRRRKNRDTFLVEQHDGTSKGAGVKEIGKRGKPVGKTTPKVQTATVCLVEYANKYADKLPNSTKLHLPSCLTKDSINNIMTEELEDKEEEIVSKSHFYYRPILRTCLSHIAIPPTSRFSKCNTCSKIKTQLGETKDKTKCKQLISLRQKHLMNQSTERRKYYKHSMKGRTEPGKYLSIILDGMDQKKTELPHYLYLSSFVSNLWELKTHLVGVIVHGIGNYRFFDYYQYPHGSNLTIHCLLSTLYMQKDSLHNTFKWITVPEKIKTSEFLFSFIHIFSKIFLL, from the exons CCGGGGTGAAAGAAATAGGCAAGCGAGGTAAACCTGTGGGGAAAACAACACCAAAGGTACAAACAGCAACTGTGTGTTTGGTTGAGTATGCAAATAAATATGCGGACAAACTTCCCAATTCAACCAAACTACATTTACCATCTTGCCTAACGAAAGACTCCATAAACAACATCATGACAGAGGAATTAGAGGATAAAGAAGAGGAGATAGTGTCTAAGAGCCACTTCTACTATAGGCCTATATTGCGAACTTGCCTAAGTCATATTGCTATTCCACCA aCTTCCAGGTTCTCTAAATGTAACACATGCAGCAAGATAAAAACTCAACTGGGTGAGACAAAAGATAAGACCAAGTGTAAACAGCTGATCAGCCTCAGACAGAAACATCTTATGAATCAGAG CACTGAGAGAAGAAAATACTACAAGCATTCCATGAAAGGGCGAACAGAACCAGGCAAATACCTGTCAATAATTTTGGATGGGATGGATCAAAAGAAAACTGAATTACCACATTATTTATACCTAAGTTCTTTTGTCTCCAATCTATGggaactgaaaacacatttggtTGGTGTCATAGTGCACGGAATCGGTAACTACAGATTTTTTGATTATTATCAGTATCCCCATGGGAGCAACTTGACGATTCACTGCCTTCTTTCAACTTTGTACATGCAGAAAGACTCCTTACACAATACCTTCAAATGGATAACTGTGCcagagaaaataaaaacaagtgaatttttattttcatttattcacattttcagtaaaatatttcttctatAA